The Brassica oleracea var. oleracea cultivar TO1000 unplaced genomic scaffold, BOL UnpScaffold00974, whole genome shotgun sequence DNA window AGCCTACATGTTACTTGATCCAATTAACAGAAATGTGGTGGTCATAAGAGACGTTATATTCGATGAGAACAAGAGTTGGGATTGGAAAAATTGTGacaaagaataagaaactagaacACTCAAGATCAACTATGGTGAGTTCGGGAATCATGGCATCAATGAAGAAGAAGGTACGAATGTCACTGCTAACGAGAATGATATCATAACCGACGATCAAGACAGGTACACAAagtcaagatgaagaagacgatgatATATCAGGAGAACAAACACAACCTGAGTTAAGAAGATCCCCACGAGAAAGCTAGAGGCTGAGCTATTTAGACGATTACGTTCTTCTAACAGAGCTTGAAGGTGATCGTCTCTTATTTAGTATAAATGATGAGCCATGGAGTTTTAatgaagcaaaagaaaaaaaagtatggAGAGATGCTTGTGAATATGAGATAACCTCGATGATTAAGAATAAGACATGGAATCTGGTTGAGCGTCCGACTGGAACAAAATCAATCGGCATTAAGTGGATCTTTAAGGTCAAACAAAACTCCGATGGAAGCATCAACAAGTATAAATCAAGGTTAGTAGCAAAGGGCTACATACAGAGACATGGTATTGACTTCGAGGAGGTATGTGCGCCCGTAGTACTCATAGAGATTGTCCGATTCTTGCTTTCTTTAGCAACATCCAAAGGTTGGGAAGTTCACCACTTAGACGTTAAAACAGCGTTTCTTCATGGTTGAAAGAGGAAGTTTATGTTTCCCAACCAGAGGGTTTGGGATTAAAGGACAAGAAAGCAAAGTGTACAGATTAACTAAAGCACTTTACGGCTTGCGTCAAGCTCCAAGAGCATGGAATGAGAAGTTAAACAAAGTGCTTGGTGAGTTACAGTTTGTGAAGTGTTCAAAATAGCCTGCGCTATATCGACGACAAGCCGGTGAACATTTACTCCTTGTAGCCGTGTATGTCGATGACCTATTTGTAACGGGAACAAAAATGGAGCTGATATACGAGTTTAAGAGAGGAATGTCTGCAAAGTTTGAGATGAGCGACTTGGGTAAGCTAACTTACTACCTTGGTACCGAGGTTGATCAACATGATGAAGGGATAACATTAAGACAAGAAAGATATGCCAAGAAGATTTTATAAGAAACATGGATGAAAGACTGCAATGCCGTCCACGTGCCCATGGATCCAAGCTTGAAATTGTCAAAAGCACAAGATGAGAAGAGTGTAGATGAGAAGGAATACAGACGAAGCATCGCCGGTCTAAGGTACTTGCTTCATACCCGACTGGATCTCTCATTCTCGTTCGAAGTTATGAGCATATATATGCAAGATCCTAAGACTTCACATGCGGCAGCCATGAAGCAAATACTCAGGTACTTACAGGGAACCCTTGCATATGGTCTTGTGTTTAGACGGGCAAAAAAGACGAAGCTTAGGTATAGCGATGCAAGTCATAACATAGACGAAGATGATGGAAGGAGCACAACCGGACACGTTTTTATTTCTTGGATTCACCTATTACTTGGTgttctcagaaaaaaaaaaacagttgctCTATCTTCTTGTGAAGCAAAGTTTATGGCGGAAACAGATGCAACTAAACAAGCCATTTGGCTTCAAGATCTTCTTGGTGAAATAATCAGCAAAGAGTGTGAGAAAGTTGTGATACAAATCGACAACAAATCTGCGATAGCTCTCACCAAGAATCGGGTGTTTCATGGTCGAAGCAAACATATTCATCGACGCTACCACTTCGTACAAGAATGTGTGGACAATGAATTGATAGAACTAAAACACGTACCAGGAACTGAGAAGCGAGCTGATATCTTAACTAAGGCACTTGGGAGAATAGGATACAAGGAAATGAGAAGTCTAATTGGGGTTGAAGATCCGTTGAATAAGGAGTTCAAGCTTAAGGAGGAGATTGTGGAGTACTCTTGAAGTTAGCTTGAGAAGCAAGCAACCTAATCCTACCGATTTATGATAAATTAAAGAATTAGGAAATTATCTTTATGTTATACCTAATGAATTTAGAAAATTTGTGTTGCTATATAAGGATATGCTAAGTTGTCgcataacttatgagttttgtGATTGTAAGACTGAGAGCTTAAGGTTTTGAGTGATTTTCcttaagagattaataagagagtaatttttattattgtgttCTTGCAATCATTTTTGAGAAACTTGGTTACTAGATCCCCGACGGTAAACAAATCGTTATCGAAGGTCAAAGGCAGTTCAACTACGAGTTCTTCCCCAAAATGACATCTCCTGACGTTATCGAGATGCCGTTTTTGGCCGACACTTATGTTAAAGAAGACAATAATAATCCCTACAGTTATGTTTTCCTTAACACCGATGCGAATCAAGGCTGGCCCAGAGGGGAGGCCACCCAAGCCACCGATTAGGACATCCAAAATGAAGTAGAcatgtttctaaaaaaaaatttattagtatttataaatatgcagagtttttagataaaaattaattattgaaaattattagCCAGTGAACAAATCCAATACTCTCTGAGACCAATGCAACTAATGcttttaattagtttagttatttcTCTTATCCGTGtaacatatttattaataaaaattatataagcaACACTAATGTTTTTacgaatattattattattattattagtattattattattatcaaataaatgtaaattatgtttacatataaactttaataaagtcatagaaaaatataagtacaactaataaaaatataagtaaaaattagaaaaatttaagtaaaatattattttttaaatgtgaaattttgtattaacaattgattttagtaaattattattgattttgGTCAAAATATTGGTGATAATATAATTAACtgtataacattatttttaataagtatTAATTCAGTtgaattagttaaaaaattaatgcgatattttatattatagatatttatgTACGATTATTAGGAAAGaatgtaaaatatgttattaaaagTTTGCTTAGAGTATCTAAACATGTTAGACCGGCACTGATGGGAATCTATTTACATTCGCTAACAACCGAGCGATATTATTCAACTACGGTAATAACACGGTCGTGAAAACTTATCCTATGAATCCCAGCGGTAACCCCACGAGCTATCATAGTACTGGCTCAGCCGTGTTACCGCCGCTAAAGAATTGAAGCAGACAAGATCGACGCGGTAGTTCTGGTGTGTGGAGGTGCACCGAAAGGATCGTTTGTCCTcgctttaaaaagaaaatctatattatctatattattaaaacttaaatacaTTTTGATAgcaaaactaaattattatttttgcttCAGCCTTTAAATATTTCGGGCCAGGCCTGGCAACATGGATAAcaatattaaatgagaattgtttggaaatttggatagcagtataaaaaagaagtagagtttcattttaataatttcattaatttagttacattaattgtctttccatatttcactcagtttaacaatttcattaattatattactttaaaaaatacatcatattaattatattaccatgaTAATAATAgtgcaaatttttatttattagttaatcaacattaaatttgtgccaattataaaatcaaaaatataaaataaccgTGTTTTGCTATGGTTAtacgttcggtttagtttgttttactaaaaaaatttatttattttagtttcaatctgTGGAAAATTACGTAGCCGAAAACATAATCCAAAGAcatgtttttgttaataaataataatttaaataaaaataataaaaatgttttcactacaagaaaacatgcctataacgaggaaaaattacgaggaaatatattcctcgtaaatttacgagaaaattattacgattttacgacaaaactgaatttcgtcgtaaagtcttAGTAAAGTTACAAGTAAAATGTTTCGTggtaatttacatgtaaatttatgtcgattttacgaggaaagagaaaattcgttgtaaagtccttgtaactttacaaggcttttacgacgaaacatgttaccattaatttttgtgaaaacGTGTTTTAAGCATGCTTTACCAAACTGATACCCTCGGTTTAGAGATTTTGGAATAACTTGATTAGATGCTATCAAAGTTACATCTCGTGAACGAATAGTTGCTAGAGAAAAATcacctttgcaagaagaagTGGGTATCACTGAAGTGGAAGTAtctgaacaacaaactgatgacatccttctaaTTGATCTGGATAACCATCAATATGAAGATCTTTTCGACGATATGACGgatgaagaaggtgaagaagagtTCGATGCAAGCGATGATGATCATTGTACTGATATTGATGAAAACTCGAATGATTCagaatgatgtaatatatgttttaaatatttttaaaaaatatataaatcagtttaagACTTAATGCAAGTGTATATTGTTtggttataataattatttgttggCTTTTAAGGATTtaattggagtttagggtttaagagaaAATAGGATAAATGGGAGAATGGGGGAATGTGGTGAAAGGGATATGATGTTATAGATAAgagactttggggtttagggatttgattttcAGGGATTCAGATATAGTCGTAGTAAATTCATCGTAATGGAAAACACGGGCCAGGTATGTTCCTTGTAATACACgtgtccttgtaaattcgttgtaatcatttccttgtaaattcgttgtaaagatttctttgtaaattcgttgtaactcTAAGAACGCGGGCCTGGTAGATTCGTCGCAAACATgtgtccttgtaaattcgttgtaatgctttctttgtaaattcgttgtaatgctTTCCTTGTGAATTCGTTGTAACTTTACAAGGATATTTTTGACGAAACATGTTACCCTTATTTTTGGTGAAAACGTGTTTAAGCTGTTTTACCAAACTGATTTTGTTGTAAGCATTTTCAAGCCAAGCAAGTTAACTTCATTTCATACCCTCGGTTTAGAGATTACggaataatttgattatttgctaTCAAGTGGTTGTTTGATTATAGTACTTATAACTTGCGTTTTAAGGATTcaattggagtttagggtttaagaaaaaataggaTAAAGGGGATGATGTGGTAAAAGGGTATGGTGTAAATAGATAAGtgattttggggtttagggatttgattttcGGGGTTTCAGATATAGTCctagtaaattcgtcgtaatagaaaACACACGGNNNNNNNNNNNNNNNNNNNNNNNNNNNNNNNNNNNNNNNNNNNNNNNNNNNNNNNNNNNNNNNNNNNNNNNNNNNNNNNNNNNNNNNNNNNNNNNNNNNNNNNNNNNNNNNNNNNNNNNNNNNNNNNNNNNNNNNNNNNNNNNNNNNNNNNNNNNNNNNNNNNNNNNNNNNNNNNNNNNNNNNNNNNNNNNNNNNNNNNNNNNNNNNNNNNNNNNNNNNNAAAGGtatgttgtttttaatattaatttaggtttaggtggttagtttaggtggttagtttaggtaattagtttaggtgattagtttaggtaattagattaggtggttagtttaggtggtAATTTTAGGTAACAAaactatattcaaatattagGTTGAGGTATTTAAACGActgattagatattttttttaaaaaattaaatatattttattttcttataattttatgtaattaattatattaatatgtttcttttttcaaggtggctcctaaaaagatGGAGTTGACGGTATGAATAAGCTTCATCAATGAAGCCACAAGGACAACTTCATTCTACTCTTCGAGATGGAACCCATAGATGAAGTACGAGACTCTCCAGGAAGAAACACCTCCAACAACTACTTCGACGGCGTCCTCCCatagctttttatttttcaatgtttttgttttctattattaattttaatattattttatgacatttatatttttttaaaaaaaaatattttaattttcaatattttattttatattttatatattttgattttgaatatttcataataatataataatatgacaaTGAGATGTAAATTTCTTATAATGATTACAAGGAGTTTACAAGGAAGtacttgtaaaatcctcgtaatctTTATGAGAAATTTACTAGGAAATACttgtaaattcctcgtaaatattacaaggactttacattaaaagacttgtaaattcgtcgtaaattgtACAAGTACTTAAagacgattttacaaggaaactATACGAGTCTTTTACGATGAAGCGTAACTACAAAACTACGACGAAATACTCTCTTTCgcttttacaacgaatttatttcgtcgtaaatgttacatgaaagttacgacgaatcttgcattacgacggacgttttacAACAAAACgctattccttgttaattcgttgtaacccttctattacaacgaattaacaaggaatatgacccttgtaataaatatgttttcttgtagtgtttacatttattgtcacttaatttttcactccatataattattttactaaataaaaaactttttctaTTTCACTAAATTTAGTCAAAAACATAGAAATAGTCatgtttattagtttataaaattagttagaCATAAACAttggctatccatttaggtacatGTAGTTATTTTcgggtatcatttttttttttgaaataaggTCCGCTTGAATATTagaaatttatgtgtgggttttgagttgggtcCTTCTAGGTCTGGATGAGTTTGGTTCTGATGTATTGggacttaaaaatatctaaataacaaatgtatctaaaacgggttcggatatttgtaccaaaataatcatattactGATTCGGTTCaagtcttttgaatacaattagttatattgttacacatctaaaatatataacactaatagtaaagaaacaaatatcaatgtataaaaacgTAAGAAACAATATCCGCCTACATAAGGAGATCAATCTCTAGTTTTCGTTAAAGCGCTCGACACGTATGCTAGGATCAAGAGTAACGACGAGTAATGAGAATCCTCAATGGACGGTTGAGAAGATGCCACGTGCTAGAGTCATGGGAGACATGACGCTTTTACCTAACGGAGATGTGTTGCTTATCAACAGTGGTTCTGCTGGCTCAGCTGCATGGGAGCTTGGTCGCGAACGAGCTTGGTCGCGAACCTGTTTTCGTACCGGACTTATACCAGCCCAAAAAATCCGGTGAACTCGAGGTTTGAGTCTCTTAACCCGAACACAATACCAAGAATGTATCACTCTACGGCGATTCTTCTCCGTGATGGGAGAGTTCTTGTCCGAGGAAGTAATCCTCACGCGTTTTACAGCTTCACTCGAGTGCTATTCCCGAGTTGAGTTTAGAAGCTTTCTCTCCGGCTTACCTAGAAAACTCCAAAACCTCCTCCGAAGATTATGTCTCCTACGTCACAGTCAACGATTTCGTATGGGATGAATTTGAAGGTGAAGTTAAAAGTTGCTGGAAAAGTTAAGGGTCGAGCTAAAGTGACTATGTTGTTTCCTTCTTTCACGACACATTCGTTTTCGATTAATATATCAGAGGCTTTTGGTTCTGGACAATGTTAGAGTTAAGAGAACAAGTTCGGTTTTTGGTGCTTTGTTTGGTAAGTCGAAGAAATATGAGGTTCAAGTGAAGACTCCACGATCAGCTAATATTGCACCGCCTGGTTATTATATGATGTTTGTGGTGAATCAAAACATTCCAAGTGAAGGTATATGGGTAAGGTTACAGTGATTCATATACTTTTTGGCTTCATTATCTCTTGAagtgtttatgttttgtaatacAAAAATCATAACCATGACTTCGTAACTATATGAATAATTGTAAACTTTATTGGGATGATTTTTTTGAATGATTTGTATTTGTTGATcgacaaattaataaaatacccATCGGCGTAAACCGGGTTTACTAGttcatatttgattttatgtaatactttgttccattatatttttccttaacatttgtttttagtttaaatgattttattttagttatgcATGGAAcattattttgaatttctttaatttttatcattcttttcGGTGATCTCGTTTGTTATAAAGGACTCCATGTCAGTTTTGTTGGAGTTGACTAAATTTTCTATTGTGATTATTAATGAAGTtgtgtttcatttttattatgtcCGAAAAGATATTTTAATCTGTTTATTTTAGTATAAGTTATCTAGTTTcatttctattgttttttttgttatcaggGTATTTTACATTTGTTAGGCTAtgcaagtatatatatattttattttcatatcagtattaaaattatggttgagtttttatttcagtattaaaaattatattaaattaaatacaataacCTTACATTTCCTGTTCACAatacttacaaaaatatatttattttaccattaaaaacaattttatgtaattttaaaaaatgtttaaacaaAGCATGTACAAGAGAATCAACCACTTTATGTTATCACAAGACCGACCACCAACACCTTGATTTGTACAGATGAAATCGAATTTCTCAATCATACTTTGTTTGAATGACTAGATCGATAGGTGTTAAACTAAAAAGCTTTGGAAAACATAAGCACATGGCCAATGCCATATTTCCAGCATCATCCATGGAAATTTATATTCCTATATAGTGACCAGCTTTTACGAGAAACAATACATATCTGTTTAGTAAGATAGGATCTGGTCTTTGAGTCCCCAAAATCTCAATAAGAGTGCTTATGATATTGCAAAAAGTGTGATACTGAACAACTCTCATAGTTTTATGTGGAGATAGAGGCACATCGATGGGTGAAAGATTTCATTGTTTTTGagaaaatcaattattataCTGTAATTGTTGCTTATTCGTTTTGCTTGTTTTTTGAGCTTAGTTCTTGTTATTGATTTTCGATAATTTCCTACATTACTAGctagaaataatattttcatataaattttaatttgacaATTTTCTGTATAGATTcactaaaattttttatatataatttctccttatttaaaatatttttcaatagtaTATTTTGGTGACAAACACTTTTTCTGACAGTGACAAACACTAAAACGACATGGTTTTATAAATCAGTCTAGGCGGGACGTAAGCGTCTGCCTAGGCGGTAACTCAATCCTAGCGAaaggatttttaaaaatctgatcTGTACGACTCAACTGGGTTTAAACAGTAATAAATTGGTTAAATTTGGtttaaatcagtttaaattCATCTAAATTAGCCTAAAGCtattaaattaatcaataagATTTGTAATAATTCactatttaataatttcttttgtttgtatatttaattttgataattcatcaaaataatattatacttacACTCAAAAACTAGGaaatcttatataaatgtaatatattatttatatatatatatatatatatatatatatatgataaatcaaataatttgttAATGCATAGGCTTTGCCTAGATATCGAATAATCCGCCTAGTCGCTATTTCTTTACAACATGCCAAGTTACCGCCTaatgatttcttgaacattgctaaaatctattatattaaaatggtGA harbors:
- the LOC106320600 gene encoding LOW QUALITY PROTEIN: galactose oxidase-like (The sequence of the model RefSeq protein was modified relative to this genomic sequence to represent the inferred CDS: inserted 5 bases in 3 codons; deleted 4 bases in 4 codons), producing the protein MSFVIIPDGKQIVIEGQRQFNYEFFPKMTSPDVIEMPFLADTYVKEDNNNPYSYVFLNTDTGTDGNLFTFANNRAILFNYGNNTVVKTYPMNPSGNPTSYHSTGSAVLPPLKNXEADKIDAVVLVCGGAPKGSFVLALKRVFVKALDTYARIKSNDSNENPQWTVEKMPRARVMGDMTLLPNGDVLLINSGSAGSAAWSLVANELGREPVFVPDLYQPKNPVNSRFESLNPNTIPRMYHSTAILLRDGRVLVRGSNPHAFYSFTRVLFPXLSLEAFSPAYLENSKTSXPKIMSPTSQSTISYGMNLKVKLKVAGKVKGRAKVTMLFPSFTTHSFSINYQRLLVLDNVRVKRTSSVFGALFGKSKKYEVQVKTPRSANIAPPGYYMMFVVNQNIPSEGIWVRLQ